One region of Sulfuriroseicoccus oceanibius genomic DNA includes:
- the aspS gene encoding aspartate--tRNA ligase produces the protein MRTHHCNELRESDIDSTVTLVGWIQSARDHGGVIFVDLRDREGLTQAVFRPEENAEAAKLSHTLREEDVLRITGRVAKRLEGTSNDKLATGAIEIVVTDLEILNKAEVLPFRLDKELSNEDLRMKYRFLDLRRPRMARNLQLRHRATKATRDFLDDAGFLEIETPVLSKSTPEGARDFLVPSRLNPGQFYALPQAPQQYKQLLMVAGVEKYFQIARCFRDEDLRADRQPEFTQIDIEASFVDREDIIKTTEGLLQRVFKECLDKEIGGNFLRMTWHDAMNRYGSDKPDLRFGMEIEDLSDVFASSGFKVFSSALASGGTVKAINAKGFACVTTGQINNLTELAKLHGAKGLAFIKVENGEWKSPIVKFFSEEEKAALAEKMKMEEGDLILFGAGDWQTSCEVLGRVRLAVADYQKLLENDDQLKFLWVTDFPLLAFSPEEDRWVAVHHPFTRPRAEDVEKLQKGEYAKIRAEAYDVVLNGHELGGGSIRIHEQDLQSDMFKALGISEEEQIEMFSHILDAFKFGAPPHGGIALGLDRLVMLLAGEVSIREVIAFPKNNRGADLMSQSPADVEFKQLRDLYLRSVAKRKEEKLVESTNKDIEPSSN, from the coding sequence ATGCGCACCCATCACTGCAACGAACTACGCGAGTCCGACATCGACAGCACCGTCACCCTCGTCGGATGGATCCAATCCGCCCGTGACCACGGCGGCGTCATCTTTGTCGACCTCCGCGACCGCGAGGGCCTGACCCAGGCCGTCTTCCGCCCGGAAGAAAACGCCGAAGCCGCCAAACTCTCGCACACACTGCGTGAGGAAGACGTGCTCCGCATCACCGGCCGCGTCGCCAAGCGCCTCGAGGGCACCAGCAACGACAAACTCGCCACCGGCGCGATCGAAATCGTCGTCACCGATCTTGAGATCCTCAACAAAGCGGAGGTGCTTCCATTCCGACTCGACAAGGAACTCTCCAACGAGGACCTGCGCATGAAGTACCGCTTCCTCGACCTGCGCCGTCCACGCATGGCCCGCAACCTTCAGTTGCGCCACCGCGCCACCAAGGCAACCCGCGACTTCCTCGACGACGCTGGATTCCTCGAAATCGAGACCCCGGTCCTTTCGAAGTCGACTCCCGAAGGTGCCCGTGACTTCCTCGTCCCATCGCGTCTCAACCCTGGGCAGTTCTACGCCCTGCCTCAGGCCCCACAGCAGTACAAACAACTGCTCATGGTCGCCGGTGTGGAGAAGTACTTCCAGATCGCCCGCTGCTTCCGTGACGAAGACTTGCGCGCCGACCGCCAGCCTGAGTTCACCCAGATCGATATCGAAGCCTCGTTCGTCGACCGCGAAGACATCATCAAGACCACCGAGGGATTGCTCCAGCGTGTGTTCAAAGAGTGCCTCGACAAAGAAATCGGCGGCAACTTCCTGCGTATGACCTGGCACGACGCCATGAACCGCTACGGCTCCGACAAGCCGGACCTGCGTTTCGGCATGGAAATCGAAGACCTCTCCGACGTCTTCGCATCGTCCGGATTCAAAGTCTTCAGCAGCGCGCTGGCCAGCGGCGGCACCGTCAAGGCCATCAACGCCAAGGGCTTCGCTTGCGTGACCACCGGGCAGATCAACAACCTCACCGAACTCGCCAAACTCCACGGAGCCAAAGGTCTCGCCTTCATCAAGGTCGAGAACGGCGAATGGAAGAGCCCAATCGTGAAGTTCTTCTCGGAGGAAGAGAAAGCGGCTCTTGCTGAGAAGATGAAGATGGAAGAGGGCGACCTCATTCTCTTCGGCGCCGGCGACTGGCAGACCTCGTGCGAAGTGCTCGGCCGCGTGCGCCTGGCCGTCGCAGACTACCAGAAGCTGCTCGAAAACGACGACCAGCTGAAATTCCTCTGGGTCACCGACTTCCCACTGCTTGCCTTCTCGCCTGAAGAAGACCGCTGGGTTGCCGTCCACCACCCATTCACCCGCCCACGTGCGGAAGATGTGGAGAAACTCCAAAAAGGTGAGTACGCGAAGATCCGCGCGGAAGCTTACGACGTGGTGCTCAACGGCCACGAACTCGGTGGCGGTTCGATCCGAATCCACGAACAGGACCTCCAGTCTGATATGTTCAAGGCACTCGGCATCTCCGAAGAAGAGCAGATCGAAATGTTCTCGCACATCCTCGACGCCTTCAAGTTCGGCGCCCCACCACACGGCGGCATCGCACTCGGCCTCGACCGCCTGGTCATGCTCCTCGCCGGCGAAGTCTCGATCCGCGAAGTGATCGCCTTCCCGAAAAACAACCGCGGCGCCGACCTCATGTCGCAGTCCCCTGCCGACGTCGAGTTTAAGCAACTGCGTGACCTCTACCTGCGCTCGGTTGCCAAGCGCAAAGAAGAGAAGCTCGTCGAGTCCACCAACAAGGACATCGAGCCAAGCTCGAACTAA
- the blaOXA gene encoding class D beta-lactamase, which produces MCHFAASAGEGTLDERPQWSTHFQSNGQPITGTVAIVDTRTTPPAAACFNHERATTRFSPASTFKIPHTLIALDAGVVRDEFEVIEWDGVERSHTPWNQNQTLRSAMRHSTVWVYERIAAKVGIAKEQTYLEKINYGNRTTRGAMPFWIEGDLSISAAEQITFLRKLHTNSLPFSEAHQRLVKDLMIVEAGKEYILRAKSGWNGQLGWWVGWIELPSGTVFFALNIDTPNGMADLPARERITRNILNSLNALPINNR; this is translated from the coding sequence ATGTGCCATTTCGCAGCCTCCGCAGGCGAGGGCACTCTGGACGAGCGCCCACAGTGGTCCACCCATTTTCAAAGCAACGGCCAACCCATCACCGGCACCGTCGCCATCGTTGATACCAGAACCACACCACCGGCTGCAGCATGCTTCAACCATGAACGAGCCACCACACGATTCTCTCCCGCATCCACGTTCAAGATCCCACACACTCTCATCGCGCTGGATGCCGGAGTCGTTCGCGACGAATTTGAGGTCATCGAATGGGACGGGGTAGAACGCTCGCATACCCCGTGGAACCAGAACCAAACGCTCCGCAGCGCGATGCGCCATTCTACAGTTTGGGTCTACGAGCGCATCGCCGCAAAGGTAGGCATCGCCAAAGAACAAACCTATCTCGAGAAGATAAACTATGGCAACCGGACTACCCGCGGGGCGATGCCGTTCTGGATCGAAGGCGATCTCTCCATCTCCGCCGCCGAGCAAATCACATTTTTACGCAAACTCCACACCAACTCCCTCCCATTTAGCGAAGCACACCAACGGCTCGTGAAGGACCTCATGATCGTCGAGGCGGGCAAAGAATACATCCTACGCGCCAAAAGCGGATGGAACGGCCAACTCGGCTGGTGGGTTGGATGGATTGAACTCCCGTCCGGCACCGTCTTCTTCGCCCTCAATATCGACACCCCTAACGGCATGGCGGACCTCCCTGCCCGCGAACGCATCACCCGCAATATCCTCAATTCACTCAACGCCCTGCCGATTAACAACCGGTAA
- a CDS encoding D-sedoheptulose-7-phosphate isomerase — translation MSASESIEFNQLITDATRAIETVRELEPACLDAVGLIETTLKFGGKVMACGNGGSAADASHFTTELLCRFENDRRALAAIALTQDGGFMTACGNDYSFEDLFSRQIDGLGREGDVLVVMSTSGNSPNVIKAIHSAKHLGVKTIALLGRDGGNAKGLADVELIVPVRSTARIQEGHKVIIHILCRLLEKRLFG, via the coding sequence ATGTCCGCCAGCGAATCCATTGAGTTCAACCAACTGATCACCGACGCCACACGTGCTATCGAGACCGTGCGCGAACTCGAACCGGCGTGCTTGGATGCCGTCGGGCTCATTGAGACCACGCTCAAGTTTGGTGGCAAGGTGATGGCTTGTGGCAACGGCGGAAGTGCCGCCGACGCATCACACTTCACGACAGAGTTGCTGTGCCGCTTTGAAAATGACCGCCGGGCATTGGCTGCGATCGCGCTGACCCAGGACGGTGGGTTCATGACCGCCTGTGGCAATGATTACTCGTTCGAGGATTTGTTCTCGCGTCAGATCGACGGACTCGGCCGCGAGGGGGATGTGCTCGTGGTGATGAGCACCAGCGGTAACTCTCCAAATGTGATCAAAGCGATTCATTCCGCCAAGCATCTCGGGGTGAAGACGATCGCGCTGCTTGGTCGCGATGGCGGCAATGCCAAGGGGCTGGCGGATGTGGAGCTGATCGTGCCTGTGCGCTCGACTGCCCGCATCCAAGAAGGCCACAAGGTGATCATTCACATCCTGTGCCGCCTGCTCGAGAAGCGTTTGTTCGGTTAG
- a CDS encoding 4-alpha-glucanotransferase yields the protein MSIAKYHERCSGVVAPLFALRHENDWGIGDSSTLMQFIDWAAKAGVKIVQLLPINEGGGDHSPYNAISSVALDPVYADVSDAALVDLPEDAHGEQPMSGGNVLNVDYHQVLKVKVRRLRSAYDSFVENAGAQRKAAFDAFREQESEWLEDYCIFRYLMQREGGSECWDRWSSEYNTIEKARAFVPAQADSAHELGYFAYVQWVLWDQFHGVRGHAEGRGVYLMGDIPFGVSYYSADVFAEPGQFNLEWSGGAPPEKVFKDDDFVIKWGQNWGIPLYRWDVMKANDYRWWKRRVTKTCEVFNLFRIDHVLGFFRIYAFPWRPERNQEFLPLSQEEAMARTGGKLPGFVAQGDDTEADREANRAAGMEYLRMVQEVAASAGAGIIAEDLGTVPPYVRPALLDLGIPGTKVPQWEHTDGRFTDGSRYEECTLATYATHDHEPMATLWERLRRDMHDAPTHDERQEAGEQLYHFRLFAGMDVESPIPAYDDAVKEQLLHGLCLSHSRYAVIMINDFLGSSERFNVPGVAGVQNWSQRLPMTVKELMTAPRWVDVTQRMRMMFEQTGRA from the coding sequence ATGAGCATAGCGAAATATCACGAGCGTTGTTCCGGAGTGGTGGCTCCGTTGTTTGCCCTTCGTCATGAGAATGACTGGGGGATTGGAGATTCATCAACTTTGATGCAGTTCATTGACTGGGCGGCGAAGGCCGGGGTGAAGATTGTGCAGTTGCTTCCGATCAACGAGGGCGGTGGCGATCACAGCCCGTATAATGCGATCAGCTCGGTGGCTTTGGATCCGGTGTATGCGGACGTCTCGGATGCGGCGCTGGTAGATCTGCCAGAGGATGCTCATGGCGAGCAGCCGATGAGCGGAGGCAATGTGCTCAATGTCGATTACCACCAAGTGCTCAAAGTTAAGGTGCGGCGTCTGCGCTCGGCGTACGATAGCTTTGTGGAGAACGCAGGTGCCCAGCGCAAAGCGGCATTTGATGCGTTCCGCGAGCAGGAATCCGAGTGGCTGGAGGATTACTGCATTTTCCGCTACCTGATGCAGCGCGAGGGCGGCAGCGAATGCTGGGACCGCTGGAGCTCCGAGTACAATACGATCGAGAAGGCGCGTGCGTTTGTGCCCGCACAGGCCGACTCGGCGCACGAGTTGGGCTACTTCGCTTACGTGCAGTGGGTGCTTTGGGATCAGTTCCACGGCGTGCGCGGGCACGCGGAGGGGCGCGGCGTTTATTTGATGGGCGATATTCCGTTTGGAGTCAGCTACTACAGCGCGGATGTGTTTGCCGAGCCGGGGCAGTTCAATTTGGAGTGGTCTGGCGGGGCACCGCCGGAGAAGGTCTTCAAAGATGACGACTTCGTGATCAAGTGGGGCCAGAACTGGGGCATCCCGCTGTACCGATGGGATGTGATGAAGGCGAACGATTACCGCTGGTGGAAGCGTCGCGTCACCAAGACTTGTGAGGTTTTCAATTTGTTCCGAATCGACCACGTGCTTGGGTTTTTCCGGATTTATGCGTTCCCATGGCGTCCGGAGCGCAACCAGGAGTTCCTGCCGTTGAGCCAAGAGGAAGCCATGGCTCGCACTGGCGGCAAGTTGCCGGGGTTTGTCGCGCAAGGGGACGACACCGAAGCCGATCGCGAAGCCAACCGCGCCGCGGGAATGGAGTATTTGCGGATGGTTCAGGAAGTTGCGGCTTCCGCGGGTGCCGGGATTATCGCCGAGGACCTGGGGACGGTGCCGCCCTACGTGCGCCCCGCGTTGCTCGACCTCGGGATCCCGGGAACCAAAGTGCCCCAATGGGAGCACACCGATGGTCGCTTCACCGATGGCAGCCGCTACGAGGAATGCACACTGGCCACCTATGCCACTCACGACCACGAACCGATGGCGACCCTGTGGGAGCGCCTGCGCCGGGATATGCATGACGCGCCAACGCACGACGAACGTCAAGAGGCTGGGGAGCAGCTTTACCACTTCCGTCTCTTTGCCGGAATGGATGTCGAGTCGCCCATTCCAGCCTACGACGACGCGGTCAAAGAGCAGCTTTTGCACGGGCTCTGCCTGTCCCATTCCCGCTACGCGGTGATCATGATCAACGATTTCTTGGGCAGTAGCGAACGCTTCAATGTGCCGGGTGTTGCAGGTGTGCAGAATTGGTCGCAGCGCCTGCCGATGACCGTCAAAGAGTTGATGACCGCGCCACGATGGGTTGACGTGACCCAACGCATGCGCATGATGTTCGAACAAACCGGCCGGGCATAG